Within Bdellovibrio bacteriovorus HD100, the genomic segment CCCAGCCACAGGGACTGCGCCTCACGCAAGTGAACGAACAAACCGGCATAGATCAGGACCAGATGGAAGTTGGAAAGTGTCAAAGCCAGACTCTTGGTGAATCCCTGATGGGGGATTTCAAGTGACGCTGGCTGCTCTTTGGAAAGCAGAACTTTCAAAGAGTAAGCTGACAGCACCAGGGCGGTCATTGCGGTCAGGGTGACCTTAAGCCATTCCTGGTGAAACAACGGGCTTTTTAGCAGGGCCATTGCCAGAAGGATGTAGGCCACATCCCCCAGTAAAAAGCCTGCAATCGAGGACCAGGGCCAGGTGCGGCGGGACACCAGGCTGCGAATGATACTGAAGCTTGCCGGCCCCAGCGCAAACGCAGATAAAAATCCCACCGAAATCATCCACAGAATCATTGGGCAAGTCCTGTCTGTTCCAGATTGGTGCGGATGAAGTTCAGATATTCTTCCGCGGTCTCGAATGTGGTTTTCATTTTGAACTGACCGCGGCTGCGGTTTTTTTCAAAATACGCCTGCAGATAGTCTGCATTCATGATCTGCACTTGTGCTGGGCCCAAAACACCCACTTCGCGGCAGTCATGGTAGTCGCCATTAAGCTTTTGCATCTGTTGATCCAAAGTGGCTGCCAAAGATTCCACGTTAATGTTCGCTTTTTCTGGAACGAACAGTGTCCAAAGATAAGCCGCTTTGCCGTTATTCAGAACCGGAGACAGGAAGAAGTGGCGCATATCCACATTAAGAGAGTTTTTGGTATTCAAATAACAATCCAGAATTTCATCATCGCTGACTTTCTCTGCGGCCAGGTTCATGCCAGTGGACTTGCGGCCGACAAACTCAAACACCAGATCGCCGTTGTTCAGGTCAAAGCTAACAACATCTTTCATGCAATAGTGAATCATTCCATTCGGAGTGCCGACGTTCAGATAGTAAGCCACGCCCATTTCGATCTGGTGCAGGCCCACGTTCTTTTTTGGTCCATTGACCGGAGTGAAAGAATAAATCAGGTCCGGGTTCAGGAAATAGCGCTGACGGCCGTTTTCATACTTTTCGTATGGCAAACCGATAGCAGCCTCTGTTGCCGCATATACGCCGTAATAGTTCAGTTCATGGCCCACCAGACGGTCAATACGCTCCTGGTATTGTTTGATCGGGGTGGCTGCATAAACGAAGACTTTCAGGTTCGGCCAGATTTC encodes:
- a CDS encoding LysE family transporter; the protein is MILWMISVGFLSAFALGPASFSIIRSLVSRRTWPWSSIAGFLLGDVAYILLAMALLKSPLFHQEWLKVTLTAMTALVLSAYSLKVLLSKEQPASLEIPHQGFTKSLALTLSNFHLVLIYAGLFVHLREAQSLWLGVVVYLLTFVVSFLALLWGLKRLHGPIKKFLRKIEIVAACGFFCFSIYLSVGIL
- a CDS encoding GH3 family domain-containing protein, encoding MFAVNHVVQSLGQKYLKTYGQRMTVNHQDLLSKQEKNFASLKRAMTGTRIYKDLRLSHIHSYEEFVNHVPVLSYDEYAPYVDMIAAGHKDILFKDKADYFGLSSGTSGKDSKRVPYNERMIRMFIKSQKRIASKLSTLEPNINLLQAGRLTFGSDPYLYSQNGFKFGYISGILSTRVPKALAKNTFPCREVLAISNWDKKIEMLVNESIQQDIQVVSGIPTYIISIFEAVLQKTGKTHINEIWPNLKVFVYAATPIKQYQERIDRLVGHELNYYGVYAATEAAIGLPYEKYENGRQRYFLNPDLIYSFTPVNGPKKNVGLHQIEMGVAYYLNVGTPNGMIHYCMKDVVSFDLNNGDLVFEFVGRKSTGMNLAAEKVSDDEILDCYLNTKNSLNVDMRHFFLSPVLNNGKAAYLWTLFVPEKANINVESLAATLDQQMQKLNGDYHDCREVGVLGPAQVQIMNADYLQAYFEKNRSRGQFKMKTTFETAEEYLNFIRTNLEQTGLAQ